The Cynocephalus volans isolate mCynVol1 chromosome 12, mCynVol1.pri, whole genome shotgun sequence sequence AACTGTTTTAGAATTTAGATAATTCTAGTAGGGCTCTAAATGAGGGGACTGATAATACTTAGTGAGCTTCTATTTAAATCTCTAACTTCAGTTTAGCATGCACTAGATGtcaataaataatattccattggctACCCATCAGAAAAGGATGTCTTTTTCCAACAGGAAGGACTTTCCTAGGCACATTCCTGAACACTGTCCAGCCTTTTAATCACTCCACTGTCCTGGGCAAACAAATATACTTGACTGGTAATATCGGGAAGAAAAACTGGATAGCTGCATTTGCTTTGTTCTGATTCCTCCTGGGAGTTAGCCTGATGGCAAAGAACATCAGATCTCTCTTCCTCCACTACAAGAATCATACCTGGGCAGGCCCCAGTCCAGTACTGCCTTCAACTGAGTGGGCAAGTCTGCCTTACTCTGGAATTTACTCTTCACAAGGCCACTTGCCTTCAGACCTAAAGATGTGCACCCCAACGTGGCCACATTCAGTTAGAAAAATGATATCTGATATCACAtagtaccccataaaaatgtatcattacaatgtatccattaaaaaaatttttttaaagaaaaatgatattttggcCTTcatatttgttccttttttttctcaatttttttcagaATCTGAGTAGACAAGAGGGTTGTTATTTACTGGAAGCCCCGTTAGAGAACCCAACACTACTCATCAGAAGGCTTTTCTTAAATAAAGTTCAAAGATTCAGTGTAGGTTTTAGACATTTATAAAAgagatatttatcaaaacttcTATGACAGAATATGAAGGGGGAAGAAAGTAGAGGAAACAAAAAGTATAATTAAACTAtaagattattattttcttcaaaacacTCAGTATGCAAAAACACTGTGATTTCAGTGTGTTAAagtaaagcaaaattaaaatgaagaccaGGTCTGAAAAATTCCTGAGCAAACAAAACCAGAGTCCTTAGAAATAGCCATAATCTTGTTTAAATTGCAAATATGTAAGTTTCACTCACATTTGCAAACTTAACTTGGGTCATTTAtggtaaatgcttatattagacaGAAATAAAACTTAACTCCTGCCAATCATAAGCAACCACCTTACATATGATTATGTGACTAAGGACTTTCCCACAAGGTACCTAAAAAAGGCAATTTTGTAATTGTAAACCagtcaaataatttctttattttgcttccacattttccCCATACATCTTGCCTCTGACCTATTTCCATTGTGACACTAAACCTCTTTAGGTCTAGCGTTCCCTAAGTCATGAATTGCTTCTTACTCAAACTCTAAAACTGTATTGTGCCCTAGATTTTTCTTTAACAAGTGATGTAAAGAGGGTTACTTCCTCCCTGGAGTGATGAGTTTTTTCAGCTTTCAGTAATATTTATCAAACCAAATTCAATCTCTAGCACAGGTCACGGATACAGGAAGGACTGGAGCAGTTTAATGATTCTGACCGAAATTTATTTCAGCAAATATTGGTTCTGAGGAGAAGACATGGTGTTATAGACTATAGCAAATCTGCGATCACATTCACTATCTgatctgaaaaattaaaataaagatttttctttctttataggtTGCAAATAAAATTGACTTTGACTTGGCACCAGGTTCCTTTGACGATCAGTACCAAGGCTGTAGCAAACAGGTCATGGAAGAGCTAAATCAAGGGgattattttccaaaagaaatccATCATAATTACTCCAGGGTGTGGCAGAAAGCCCACTTAACCTGGCTGAACCAAGCGAAAGCTCTCCCCGAGGACATGACGACGACCCACGCTGTGGCTGTCTTGGTGTACACATCGAACCACAACGTTCGCTCGGACTTGGCTAGCGCCATGGCCAGCACTGCCGGGTCTCCACAGCGATATAAACATTCATTCCATTTCAAATATCTGCATTACTACCTGACCTCAGCGATCCAGATGCTAAGGAAAGAGAGTGCCACGAAAAACAACATTCTGTGTTATGAGGTGCACTATGGCATGAAGGATGTCCACCTGCAGGCCTCCCCAGGAGCCACCATTCGGTTTGGCCAattcctctccacctccctcctAAGAGAAGAGGCACAGAAATTTGCGAACCAAGCACTATTTACCATATTTACCTGCCTGGGTGCACCTGTTCAAGACTTCTCCCTCAAGGAGGAAATCCTGATCCCTCCCTATGAGTTGTTTGAAGTGGTAAATATGAGCTACCACCCAAGAGGAAATTGGCTACAGTTGCAGTCAGCCGGGAACCTGAGCACATACAACTGCCAGCTGCTAAAAGGTATTCTTGATCGAAGGTGAATCCAGTCTTATCAGAATCACAGACCACTACTCTTTCATAaaggttatttttttctgaatgggCTTGGGGAGAAAAGGTCAAAAACATGGGAACTGGCCTTCAGTAATTTTGGAACTGACAGATTAGAGGAAACTCACTTTAATTCTTGGTTTCCCCTCTCTTCTGTTTCCTCAACTACCTCTAGAAAAATGAGTTTCTGCAATGGCACTGTTATTTGGGGAATTCTAGACAGAGTAAACCTCTACTGGAAAAGATAGCACATAAAATACAGCATTTTACCTTctccctcaatttttttttttttttttttttttttggtcagggtAATAATGTGGATAAGGATTTCTAAAAGTAAAGCAGGAGGCAAGATTTACTcattaattttccatttattaaccAACTTCTATTGTGATAGGAGGCCCTGGCAATAcagaataaataaagcaaaatcatTATCCTGGGAGGATTTTTAGTCCGAAGAGACGTGGAATCATGAACAAATGTATGCATTCAAAAGTACTAAGTGATACACCAGAAGTTTAAGCAATGGGTTGTAGCTGCCCAATGCAGGGAGCTACTCATTCTTTCCAGGGGAAAGTGAGGAAGGCTTCAATTGTGAGGGCTTGAAGTAGGAATGAGGGCTTTCggtgaaagaagagaggaaaggtcATTTCAAGCAGGGAATAGCATATGCTAAATCACAGGAAATTCAAACAGCCTGGTGTTTTCAGGGAATCTTGGAAATTCTGAGTGTAGAATGTGTAGGATATAGAAAGAGGATAGAAGCAGGAAGGGGATTTACCTGGGTGGGAGAGTTCTGACGGGGCCTGATTGTAAAAGGTCTTGTATTCCATGCTAAGAATGTCAGAACTTCATGCAGTAGGTAATGAGAAGTCATTAGAAGTTTTTAaggaatattttagaaaaagctcTGATGATATCGTGAAAAATGAACTGAAGCAGGAGAAATTAGAGATAtcacaatacaaaaaaaattaagctcttTTTTACAAAAACATGTGAATGAAGCAATTTTACCCTCGTATGTTGCCACCTGTAGTCATTTTACAGAGGGGTGGTTCTATAGCAAATGTGGTGCCCTGTTTGATTCAAAAGGAAGACTGTCCTTATCCACATGGGCCCTCACTCACATTTGTAGTTAACTGCAACCCAGCTACAGGGTCTCCCTTTGAAACATCCCTGAATCCATCTCCCCTTCATCATTATTGCTACTGTCTATAATTCAGACTCAGCATTTCTCAACAATTCAGGACTGTGATATTGCAAAGGTCTTCAAATTGGTGTCCACTCTGAGGTCTAAAGGCTGATCATCCTGGACTATTTGTAAATACACATCAGGGAGAGGTGACCTATCAATACTTTTatctcctccctcctcttcttcttgGCATGGCAGCAGTATGAGTGAAATGAGTATCTGCCCCACAGACCCAAGAAAGCAGTGTTTGGAGAAGATGAAAAACTATAGCAGAATATGAAGAAAACACACATAATGAGAGTTTGATACTACATGAGAACATTCATAGCCATATTCCAGGATTCTTTGGAACTACACTTGACTAGGACACTATTACTTCATTTGGGACATATAATTTCTCTATTAGGATGATGAGGACagtaaaatatattcaatgaaaaatCACAGAACATTTATGTCAAGAACTGAGTGGGAAACTGAGGGAGAGGAGTAAATAATAGAAACTATAATGTTCTGCCACTATGCAaacctcaaagaaaaaaatttcaggacACATGCCCCCGAACTAATGATCTTTGCTTTCCTGTGGTAAAATCACTTAAACACCACTTTAACTCAGTTTTGAGTTAAGGCTTAGCTGGAGTAGCTACGTATATCACTAGATTCTGGAAGTTTGGTTAGTCGTGATTAGATATTTGAAATCACAAATCACACTTAAGGAAATCAATAATCTTGTATTGCTCTGTAAGCTCTTCATGAGCAGGAACTTGACTACATAGTATTTAAGAGTGAGGCATGGAATCCAGGCAGTTTGACCCCAGATCTATCCCTGTCTGAATTCATATCCAATCTGtaccacttattagctatgtgttCTCAGTCAAGTTGCTTAAACTCTTTAAATTTCTTCATCTACATAGTGAGCATCATAATAGAACCCCATGGGACTTTcgtgaagataaaataaaatattaaattatttatacattCCCTAGCatataataaatagtaaattCATGTTAGCTGTTATCAACTTTAGTGCCCTGGTACATAGAGGTGTACAACCTATTTttattgagtgagtgaatgaataatggTGAATGAATGAGGCATTTGCTTTCACACCTCAGTGATCTGGGCCTTGGGTCAGATGACTGTATAACTCAGTTGGCTAAAAACAGTTCCAGTGTTTGAAGacctaaaaaggaaaaatagtctaGAAGGTTCAACCCCCAGTCAAGAGTAAGGAGCTGTAGTCACAGTGTGAATGATCTGGAATGTGGACACCTGCTATGTTAGTTTCCATAACTTAATTTTTCCTAGAAATGTATCAATTAGAAGCTTGTGCAGCCTGGGGAAAAGAGCTTGTAAGCGGCAGAATAAAAATACCACTGGTGATATTTTCTCCATAAATTGAAGTGGAGAGAGAAGAGGCAGGTCAGAGGCATCATATGATCAGCCAGGAGCTGGAACTGGAGCATCCTCCAGCCGCCACAGCTATGAAACTATCTGGCAGGGTgcaagagggaggggaaggagctCCAGCTGCAGGGATGCCTTTCTTCCTTTGTCTCAGATTTGCACAGAAGGCTGGTCCACCCTCTGATTCCACCTCAGCTACCTAAGCCTCCTCTGCCATTGGCTGGTTGTTAGCACAGTGAATTTAGTTAAGGACACAACAGCTATATAGTTGTGGATTGGCCACAATCAGTATCCACTTAAATcttctgattaaaaataaaggttTGATTGGCTTCAGTTCGTCACTGAGTGTTTTTTACCCTCAGTCAGTAAGCTAAGGAATGCTGAAACATTATTGAAGTTATTTCTGTTAATTGATAAGTGACATACTCTGCTTACCTCAACATCCTGGAGCAGCAATGGACAAATCTAGACTTGGACAATGGGAGGAGAAAGGTGATGTGCCTTTCTGGTCTGAGGGTGCTTCACTGAAAGGCAGTGGATTCTCTCCAGACCTGATTTTCTAGATACTGCTATTGCTCACTTCTCCCACTAACCCCAGCCTAGGGAATTTACATATGGTGTTCTGGAGCACTGATATCTAATTCCTCAAGAAACTCAAATCTTCTCATGAGACTGTCtcatcctttctatttttttttttttccttcattagcaGAATCCACAAACTATTCTACGCTCCAAAAAGTCCCTATGAGCTGGGTGAATTATGTTTCCTCTCCTGTTCCTTCTTAATCTGACAGACATAATACTTGAAGGGCAACATGAAGGCCTTTATAATTAGCCAGCCAGGATATTGTAATTCCCCTACTGAAGAGACAGTATTAAAGAGCATTTCCCAGTCCTTCACCTTATGTCAAGATGGGTCTTGTTGACTTTTAACTCAAGTTCAAAGAGTTCCCAGGAATCTGTTAACTTCAGAGAGACAAGAGGTCAAATTGGTAGAATAATACATTTAAAGGAATgactggcaaaaagaaaaattgtttaagTCATTCTAAACTAACAGCCTTCCCCTCTAATTCTTCCATAACCCCTCACATGACCTATACTGG is a genomic window containing:
- the ART4 gene encoding ecto-ADP-ribosyltransferase 4 gives rise to the protein MKLQGQRRRTDNTNRCCPLISRCERILLPAIAAPATSRWLLRGQLPLLLLLCGLQRPAGSSEVANKIDFDLAPGSFDDQYQGCSKQVMEELNQGDYFPKEIHHNYSRVWQKAHLTWLNQAKALPEDMTTTHAVAVLVYTSNHNVRSDLASAMASTAGSPQRYKHSFHFKYLHYYLTSAIQMLRKESATKNNILCYEVHYGMKDVHLQASPGATIRFGQFLSTSLLREEAQKFANQALFTIFTCLGAPVQDFSLKEEILIPPYELFEVVNMSYHPRGNWLQLQSAGNLSTYNCQLLKDSSDKCIPAPVVIASLSFLTSVVISSKNGV